From Paenibacillus graminis:
CCTCGGCCAGATCCTCCGCCCGCTGAAACGCGTGGGCGTCTATGTTCCCGGCGGCAAGGCAGCCTATCCGTCCTCGGTGCTGATGAACGTGATTCCGGCCCAGATCGCCGGCGTGCCGGAGATCGTGATGGTCACTCCGCCGTCGACGGGCGGCACGGAGGGCATCGATCCTTACATTCTCGTCGCCGCCGCCGAAGCCGGCGTGAACGAGATCTACCGCGTGGGCGGCGCACAGGCGATTGCCGCACTGGCGTTCGGCACGGCGTCCATCGCGCCGGTTGATAAGATCTGCGGGCCAGGGAACATCTACGTGGCCCTGGCCAAACGCGAGGTCTACGGCGCTGTCGACATCGACAGCATCGCCGGACCGAGCGAGATCGTCGTGCTCGCCGACGATACCGCCGAGGCCGCCTACGTCGCGGCCGACCTGCTCTCGCAGGCCGAGCACGACGAGATGGCCTCGGCCATCCTGGTCACGCCATCGCAGCGCTTGGCGGAGGCAGTCGCTGCCGAAGTAGAACGGCAGCTGCGGGAGCTTCCGCGCGAAGCCATCGCGCGTGCCTCTGTAGACCACTACGGCGCGATCATCGTCGTGGAGTCGCTGGCCGAGGGAATCTCAGTGGTGAACCGGCTGGCGCCGGAGCATCTGGAGATTGTCACGGAGGACCCGATGGGCCTGCTCGGCAGCATCGAAAATGCCGGAGCCATTTTCCTGGGCCCGTACAGCTCGGAGCCGGTGGGCGATTATTTTGCCGGGCCGAATCATATTATTCCGACCAACGGAACAGCGCGGTTTTCGTCGCCGGTGGATGTGGATGATTTCATTAAGAAATCCAGCCTGATCTATTACAGCAAAGAAGCGCTGCTGCAGGACGGGGCAACGATTATAGAACTGGCCCGCCGCGAGGGGCTGGAAGGCCATGCGCGGGCAATAGAGATCCGACTACAGAACGAAGCGAAAGGTGGAGACGGGAATGGAAAGTAACAACGAGGCTGGAGTTGTGCGTAAGGCCGGACTAAGCCGCAAAACAAACGAAACGGATATTAAGCTTTCCCTGGCCGTGGACGGCAGCGGGGTCTCGGGGCTGGAAACGGATGTGCCGTTTCTGAATCATATGCTGGATTTATTCACGAAGCACGGCCAGTTTGATCTGTCTGTGCAGGCGCGGGGCGACATCGAAATTGATGATCACCACACAGTAGAAGATATCGGTATCTGTCTGGGCCAGGCGTTCCGTGAAGCGCTGGGCGACAAAAAAGGCATCAAACGCTACGCCAATGTCTTCATCCCTATGGATGAAGCGCTGGCTCAGGTAGTCATCGACATCAGCAACCGGCCGCATTTTGAGTACCGGGCAACGTACCCTTCACAACAGGTGGGCAGCTTTTCAACGGAGCTGGTGCATGAATTTCTATGGAAATTCGCGCTGGAGGCGCGGATCACTCTGCACGTAATCGTACATTACGGCTCCAATACCCATCACATGATCGAAGCGATATTCAAGGCACTGGGACGGGCGCTGGATGAGGCCACACTGATTGACCCGCGCGTGAAGGGTGTGCCTTCCACGAAGGGAGTGCTGTAGATGACTGTTGCAATCGTCGATTACGGCATGGGCAATCTGCATAGTGTCAGCAAGGCGGTGGAACGACTCGGGTATAAAAGTCTTGTGACGGGTGAAGCCGGGGAAATTCTGGCTGCCGATAGCGTCATTCTGCCGGGAGTCGGTGCTTTTGGCGATGCGATGGAGCATCTGCGGGAGAGCGGGCTGGATGCTGTGGTCCAAGAGGCCGCAGCTTCAGGCCAGCCGCTTTTGGGGATATGCCTCGGCATGCAGCTGCTGTTCAGCAGCGGCGAAGAGTACGGCACCCACGAAGGCCTGAATCTTCTGCCTGGCTCGGTAGTGCGTTTTGCGCCCCGTGAGGGCTATAAAGTGCCGCATATGGGCTGGAACAAGCTGGACTTTCTGCAGCCGCAGAGTCCTCTGTTCTCAGGGCTTGAAGCAGGACATGTGTATTTTGTCCACTCTTTCCATGCCATCATGGCACAGCAGAGCGATCTGCTTGCTGTCACAGATTACGGGCATCCGGTTACGGCTATTGTAGGCCGGGAGAATGTATTCGGTATGCAGTTTCACCCGGAGAAGAGCGGGGAGCTGGGGATGAAGCTGCTGGGTAATTTTTTGAAGCTGAAGGGCCCGCAGGGGTAAGCCTGCTATAACTATATTGTAACGAAAGTGGGAGCGCCACATGTCTTCTTTTATCGTATATCCGGCAATTGATATCCGGGATGGAAAATGCGTCAGACTGCAGCAGGGGGACTACAATCAGGAAACCATATATAATGACAGTCCGGTGAGCGTGGCCAAATCGTGGGAAGAGCAGGGCGGCAAATTTATTCACCTCGTCGATTTGGACGGTGCCAAAGCCGGACATCCGGTGAATGATGCCATCATCGGGGCGATTGCCAAAAACGCAGGCGTCCCTGTGCAGGTAGGCGGAGGACTCCGTACGCTTGCGGATGTCGAGAAACTGCTGGGTCTCGGCGTCAGCCGGGTCATTATCGGCACTGCGGCTATTAACGATCATGCGTTCACAGAGGCTGTGCTCGCCAAATACGGCGACAAGGTTGCGATCGGGATCGATGCCCGGGGCGGTTATGTAGCCACTCATGGCTGGCTGAACACCTCTGAGGTGCGTGCGGAGGACTTGGCTAAGGAGTTGGCAGCCAAAGGCGCCGAAACGTTCATCTACACCGACATTTCACGCGACGGTATGATGCAGGGACCTAACATCGAGGGCATCCTGTCCATGGCTGCTACCAGCGGCAAAACCGTTATTGCTTCGGGCGGTGTAACAAGTCTGGACGACCTGCTGCGTCTTAGCGTACATAGCGGCAGCGGTATCGGCGGAGCAATTGTTGGCAAAGCGCTCTACACCGGCAATATTGATCTGGCTGAAGCACTGCAGGCGCTGGACAGTAATTAGGCTAGACAGGAGTTCTGGTCAAAAGTGCACTTTTTCGCTTGATTCTGCTGTACAGAGTGCAGTGGTTTGGATTTTTTGGTTGATTTATGTGTCATCTGTTGTACAAAGTGCAATCATGTAGAGGTTGCCGCCCAAGCCGAAAATTGAAGTTGGTTTAATGCTCATACATGTGCAGTCAAGCGTACCTTTACTTTTATCTTTTCGTCAGATAGTGCGAGGAAGCCGTCCCGGCTGAGGCTAAAACGTGGAACACGAAGGTTTGTTTTGGGGATGTACTCTTTTTTTGACTTATATGGATTGAATTAAACAAGCTTATGAACAGAGCAGTCATCCTTAGTGGGAATAAGTATCACTAATTGGGCTCATTCGGCTTATGGAGCAGCCTATGTTGGAAAAAGTACCACTAATCAGACTAAAAGCCGCCGTGAAGGATGAATTTGCATGAATTAGATGTACAAAATCCAACTAAAACCAGCTGTATCCAGAATTTCAGCGAATTAGTTTTACTTT
This genomic window contains:
- the hisD gene encoding histidinol dehydrogenase, with translation MQKGEAAVKVQSSKEFKLQREVEYGTPEQNRAVKEIVADIKKEGDAALLRYTERFDGAALTAAGLRVTEEELQAAYGRVEESFVTAIRAAAANIRAFHARQKRNSWMDLQPDGTILGQILRPLKRVGVYVPGGKAAYPSSVLMNVIPAQIAGVPEIVMVTPPSTGGTEGIDPYILVAAAEAGVNEIYRVGGAQAIAALAFGTASIAPVDKICGPGNIYVALAKREVYGAVDIDSIAGPSEIVVLADDTAEAAYVAADLLSQAEHDEMASAILVTPSQRLAEAVAAEVERQLRELPREAIARASVDHYGAIIVVESLAEGISVVNRLAPEHLEIVTEDPMGLLGSIENAGAIFLGPYSSEPVGDYFAGPNHIIPTNGTARFSSPVDVDDFIKKSSLIYYSKEALLQDGATIIELARREGLEGHARAIEIRLQNEAKGGDGNGK
- the hisB gene encoding imidazoleglycerol-phosphate dehydratase HisB translates to MESNNEAGVVRKAGLSRKTNETDIKLSLAVDGSGVSGLETDVPFLNHMLDLFTKHGQFDLSVQARGDIEIDDHHTVEDIGICLGQAFREALGDKKGIKRYANVFIPMDEALAQVVIDISNRPHFEYRATYPSQQVGSFSTELVHEFLWKFALEARITLHVIVHYGSNTHHMIEAIFKALGRALDEATLIDPRVKGVPSTKGVL
- the hisH gene encoding imidazole glycerol phosphate synthase subunit HisH, whose protein sequence is MTVAIVDYGMGNLHSVSKAVERLGYKSLVTGEAGEILAADSVILPGVGAFGDAMEHLRESGLDAVVQEAAASGQPLLGICLGMQLLFSSGEEYGTHEGLNLLPGSVVRFAPREGYKVPHMGWNKLDFLQPQSPLFSGLEAGHVYFVHSFHAIMAQQSDLLAVTDYGHPVTAIVGRENVFGMQFHPEKSGELGMKLLGNFLKLKGPQG
- the hisA gene encoding 1-(5-phosphoribosyl)-5-[(5-phosphoribosylamino)methylideneamino]imidazole-4-carboxamide isomerase: MSSFIVYPAIDIRDGKCVRLQQGDYNQETIYNDSPVSVAKSWEEQGGKFIHLVDLDGAKAGHPVNDAIIGAIAKNAGVPVQVGGGLRTLADVEKLLGLGVSRVIIGTAAINDHAFTEAVLAKYGDKVAIGIDARGGYVATHGWLNTSEVRAEDLAKELAAKGAETFIYTDISRDGMMQGPNIEGILSMAATSGKTVIASGGVTSLDDLLRLSVHSGSGIGGAIVGKALYTGNIDLAEALQALDSN